From a single Brassica napus cultivar Da-Ae chromosome C9, Da-Ae, whole genome shotgun sequence genomic region:
- the LOC125593462 gene encoding uncharacterized protein LOC125593462 produces the protein MTQGQWFVKSGGQKKQVPSVGLKISIPKFDNSNLIMGYSKTLIGRCMNPFKQDMQDLLFHLPRIWKVEERVVGADLGLGRFQFDFQEEEDITEVLKKEPFHFDNWMLSIVRWEPVVEENYPSKITFWVRAIGVPLHFWAEPTFRSIGEALGVVCGEDAIDINEGKIRVILDAFKPLIFSITVEFHSGEETVIALRYDRLHGFCRMCSSLRHDQSRCPTNNALVEDGVGPSEKPDQGNKALSYKGAVESRSTATNAGGYNGRPNQQSTGRNEVKGKGIDYEGGKQAGLAKGGPVRKYRDQGRSTTRYVRQAGYLPPQELRDSYAIATGGINGLKNQEVGSHLDAQQKLMLDAFKSGGKGEGSESKARKALLFEEEIAGEEHLETTGEERVVGPQVQEVMETLALPKELSREVAKSMGEVAESKCSGVENGSNHVEQRGNKVEEVIPEMVAGLDDEEDNLEYEMMEDGEDDVALDQVVSDQTFSNDVEMVTEGITHLEEGLPTDESAELAGEKEHQVPKKKNGKLNAAVMGGNAKKRLVQGLVSPRKKVMAKQASKGVEKGPAHTKKASVKPKSDQD, from the coding sequence ATGACTCAAGGGCAATGGTTCGTTAAGTCTGGGGGACAGAAGAAGCAAGTACCGAGTGTAGGCTTGAAGATTTCGATCCCGAAGTTTGATAACTCCAACCTCATCATGGGGTATTCAAAGACGCTGATTGGCCGCTGTATGAATCCTTTCAAACAGGATATGCAGGATTTGCTTTTCCATCTCCCAAGAATCTGGAAAGTGGAGGAGAGAGTGGTGGGTGCGGATTTGGGACTTGGAAGATTCCAATTTGATTTTCAGGAGGAAGAGGATATCACCGAGGTGCTTAAGAAGGAGCCTTTCCATTTTGATAACTGGATGTTATCCATTGTGAGATGGGAACCGGTGGTGGAGGAGAATTACCCTTCCAAGATCACTTTTTGGGTGAGAGCTATTGGAGTTCCCCTGCATTTTTGGGCGGAGCCAACTTTTAGGAGCATCGGTGAGGCGTTGGGAGTAGTTTGTGGAGAGGATGCTATAGATATAAATGAGGGGAAGATCCGTGTTATACTGGATGCTTTCAAGCCTTTGATTTTCTCTATTACTGTGGAGTTTCACAGTGGAGAGGAGACTGTGATTGCCTTGAGGTATGATCGACTTCATGGCTTTTGTAGGATGTGCTCAAGCTTGAGACATGATCAGTCAAGGTGTCCCACAAATAACGCTTTGGTGGAGGATGGCGTGGGTCCGTCTGAGAAGCCAGACCAAGGAAATAAGGCTTTGAGTTACAAAGGGGCAGTGGAGTCTCGCTCTACAGCGACAAATGCTGGTGGGTATAACGGGAGGCCGAATCAACAGTCGACGGGGAGGAATGAAGTCAAAGGAaaaggaatagattatgagggtGGAAAACAAGCTGGCTTAGCTAAAGGGGGTCCTGTGCGGAAGTATAGAGATCAAGGGAGATCAACGACGAGGTATGTTCGGCAGGCGGGATATCTACCACCTCAGGAGCTAAGGGATAGCTATGCTATAGCTACGGGGGGTATCAATGGTTTAAAAAATCAGGAAGTCGGGAGTCATCTGGATGCACAACAAAAATTGATGCTAGATGCTTTCAAGAGTGGAGGAAAAGGAGAGGGGTCAGAGTCAAAGGCTCGTAAGGCCTTGCTTTTTGAGGAAGAAATTGCTGGAGAGGAACATTTGGAAACAACAGGAGAGGAACGTGTAGTAGGGCCTCAAGTGCAGGAAGTTATGGAGACATTGGCCTTACCTAAGGAGCTTTCTAGGGAGGTGGCAAAAAGTATGGGGGAAGTAGCTGAGAGTAAGTGCTCTGGAGTGGAGAATGGGAGTAACCATGTGGAACAGAGGGGAAACAAGGTGGAGGAGGTGATTCCGGAGATGGTGGCAGGtttagatgatgaagaagataatTTGGAGTATGAGATGATGGAGGATGGAGAGGATGATGTGGCGCTGGACCAAGTTGTCTCGGATCAGACGTTTTCTAATGACGTGGAGATGGTGACTGAGGGTATTACTCACTTGGAGGAAGGTTTGCCAACTGATGAAAGTGCTGAACTAGCTGGAGAGAAAGAGCATCAGGtcccaaaaaagaaaaacgggaaacTTAATGCGGCGGTGATGGGGGGGAATGCAAAGAAGAGATTGGTGCAGGGTTTGGTCTCTCCAAGGAAGAAGGTAATGGCAAAGCAGGCTAGTAAGGGGGTTGAGAAGGGCCCAGCTCACACAAAGAAGGCTTCGGTGAAGCCGAAATCTGATCAGGACTAG
- the LOC106434698 gene encoding protein NRT1/ PTR FAMILY 4.3 has product MEEANNQSKKWEQEEISNEMNNWELTEEESVDWRGRPSNPKHGGTRAALFVLGLQAFEIMGIAAVGNNLITYVINEMHFPLSKAANIVTNFVGTIFIFGLLGGYLSDAFLGSFWTMLIFGFVELSGFILLSVQAHLPQLKPPECNPLIDQSSCEEAKGFKATFFFMALYLVALGSGCVKPNMIAHGADQFSQSHPKQSKRLSSYFNAAYFAFSMGELIALTLLVWVQTHSGMDVGFGVSAAAMTIGLISLVSGTMFFRNKRPRRSLFTPIAQVVVAAISKRKLVAPSDPIMLHGGNHASNDVVPSSTLPHTPRLRFLDKACIKVQETNTKESPWTLCTVSQVEQVKTLISLVPIFASTIVFNTILAQLQTFSVQQGSSMNTRLSNSVRIPPASLQAIPYIMLIFLVPLYDSLFVPFARKFTGQKSGITPLTRIGFGLFLSTFSMVSAALLEKKRRDSSVLDGRILSIFWITPQFLIFGVSEMFTAVGLIEFFYKQSAKGMESFLMAFTYCSYSFGFYFSSVLVSIVNKITSTSVNSKGWLGDNDLNKDRLDLFYWLLAVLSLLNFLSYLFWSRWNIKSSRSNNSNVVGDDNI; this is encoded by the exons ATGGAAGAGGCAAACAATCAAAGTAAAAAATGGGAACAAGAGGAGATTAGTAATGAAATGAATAACTGGGAACTGACTGAAGAAGAAAGTGTTGATTGGAGAGGAAGACCATCCAACCCCAAGCATGGTGGAACGAGAGCTGCTCTCTTTGTTCTgg gaCTACAAGCCTTTGAGATAATGGGGATAGCAGCAGTAGGGAACAACCTTATAACATATGTTATCAACGAAATGCATTTCCCCTTGTCTAAAGCGGCCAATATTGTTACCAACTTTGTCGGCACAATCTTTATCTTCGGCCTCCTCGGGGGCTACCTCTCTGACGCCTTTCTCGGCAGCTTCTGGACCATGCTCATCTTTGGCTTCGTTGAGCTTTCT GGTTTCATACTATTATCAGTACAAGCACATTTACCTCAACTAAAGCCACCAGAGTGTAACCCACTTATAGACCAAAGCTCATGTGAAGAAGCAAAAGGTTTCAAGGCAACGTTCTTCTTCATGGCACTCTACTTGGTGGCTTTAGGAAGTGGCTGTGTGAAACCAAACATGATAGCTCACGGTGCGGACCAGTTCTCTCAGTCACATCCTAAACAATCTAAAAGGCTCTCATCTTACTTCAATGCCGCCTATTTCGCCTTCTCCATGGGCGAGCTTATCGCGTTAACTCTCCTCGTTTGGGTCCAAACTCATTCGGGCATGGATGTTGGATTTGGAGTCTCTGCTGCAGCCATGACGATAGGCCTCATTAGCTTAGTCTCCGGCACTATGTTTTTTCGTAACAAACGTCCACGTCGAAGCCTCTTCACTCCCATTGCCCAA GTTGTTGTGGCTGCCATATCAAAAAGAAAGCTTGTGGCTCCCTCAGACCCAATAATGCTTCATGGCGGAAATCATGCCTCAAATGACGTTGTACCTTCATCCACTTTACCACACACTCCTCGTCTCAG GTTCTTGGACAAGGCATGCATCAAAGTCCAAGAAACAAACACAAAGGAGAGTCCATGGACGCTTTGCACGGTATCACAAGTAGAGCAAGTCAAAACCTTAATTTCACTTGTTCCAATTTTCGCAAGCACCATCGTCTTCAACACGATCTTAGCTCAGCTCCAAACGTTCTCGGTTCAACAAGGAAGTTCCATGAACACTCGTCTCTCAAATTCCGTCCGCATTCCTCCGGCTTCACTCCAAGCAATCCCTTACATTATGCTCATCTTCCTCGTCCCTCTCTACGACTCTCTATTCGTTCCTTTTGCGCGCAAGTTCACGGGACAAAAATCAGGCATTACTCCATTGACTCGGATAGGATTTGGACTGTTCCTCTCTACTTTCTCCATGGTTTCAGCCGCCTTGCTCGAGAAGAAACGTAGAGACTCGTCAGTTCTTGACGGTAGAATCTTGAGTATCTTCTGGATCACGCCGCAGTTCTTGATCTTTGGGGTCTCCGAGATGTTTACTGCCGTTGGATTGATTGAGTTCTTTTACAAACAATCTGCAAAGGGCATGGAGTCATTCCTGATGGCTTTTACTTATTGTTCGTATTCCTTTGGGTTTTACTTCAGCTCTGTGCTCGTTTCGATCGTGAACAAGATAACTTCCACGTCAGTCAACTCCAAAGGGTGGCTAGGGGACAACGATCTCAACAAGGACAGGCTCGATCTGTTTTATTGGCTTTTAGCGGTTCTCAGTCTACTGAACTTTCTTAGCTATCTCTTCTGGTCTCGTTGGAACATTAAGTCTTCGAGAAGCAACAACTCTAATGTGGTGGGAGATGATAACATTTAG